The following proteins come from a genomic window of Natronosalvus vescus:
- a CDS encoding DNA-3-methyladenine glycosylase family protein has product MTTTVPKTVLRNDPILEPIVNRFDPHPLDPDVDEFERLVVSIINQQLSTASAMAVRERVFDVLEHEVTVQRVLDADDEALLEAGLSRQKLAYVRNVATAFRENDFTREGLADQSNDDVRAALTAITGVGDWTARMYLMFVLQRPDVLPLGDLAVRRAIELLYNDGNDLSRDAMREIAEPWRPHRSLASRYLWAYYESDR; this is encoded by the coding sequence GTGACCACCACCGTACCCAAGACCGTCCTCCGAAACGATCCCATCCTGGAACCGATCGTGAACCGATTCGATCCCCACCCGCTCGACCCTGACGTCGACGAGTTCGAGCGACTCGTGGTCTCGATCATCAACCAGCAGCTATCGACGGCGTCGGCGATGGCCGTCCGCGAACGCGTCTTCGACGTGCTCGAGCACGAGGTGACGGTACAGCGCGTCCTCGACGCCGACGACGAGGCGCTGCTCGAGGCCGGATTGAGCCGGCAGAAACTCGCGTACGTCCGCAACGTCGCCACGGCGTTCCGCGAGAACGATTTCACCCGGGAGGGGCTCGCCGACCAGTCGAACGACGACGTGCGAGCGGCGCTGACGGCCATCACGGGCGTCGGCGACTGGACGGCCCGGATGTACCTCATGTTCGTCCTCCAGCGACCGGACGTCCTCCCGCTCGGTGATCTGGCGGTACGACGTGCCATCGAGTTGTTGTACAACGACGGGAACGACCTCTCGAGAGACGCGATGCGAGAAATTGCCGAGCCGTGGCGACCGCATCGGAGCCTGGCGAGTCGGTATCTCTGGGCGTACTACGAATCCGATAGGTAG